In Euphorbia lathyris chromosome 9, ddEupLath1.1, whole genome shotgun sequence, the following are encoded in one genomic region:
- the LOC136205690 gene encoding uncharacterized protein, with translation MGAQRKGGTRVAEDPEELARRPLQAILLADSFTTKFRPITLERPKVLLPLVNVPMIDYTLAWLESSEVEEVFVFCCAHSRQVIDYLENSKWHSSPKFTVTTIESHNSISAGDALRLIYERSVIQGDFVLISGDTVSNMSLTQAILEHKERRKKDNNAVMTMVIKQSKPSPIIHQSRLGTDELFMAVDPQTKQLLYYEDRADHLKGVIQLDNMLLADNPRISLHNDLEDCYIDICSPEVLSLFTDNFDYQHLRRHFLKGLLVDDIMGYKIFTYEIHSSYAARIDNYRSYDTISKDIIHRWTYPFVPDVLGDPATKVGREGIYRAEIEQSCSAQIGPFTVVGEGTRIGNNSKISNSVIGKGCAIGSNVSIIGSYIWDDVIIEDGCELRHAIVCDGVIIKSGAVLQPGVVLSFKVVIGPQFVVPAYSKASLLQQPTIQDSDEELEYADNSSGIVDSSNVDNLNGEMASEPAGIQQWPASEVGTGGAGYIWSIPEGGHEDEWKHSVAPIPAEKLAEVLQALEDDLELLKLDGNALSLSGELKADSNSNDSDDDDDSRDETFEKEVEATFLRAVDENIKVGDVILEMNSLRLSCNMTSADCAGAIFYAMMKLAMENAHTEIGELYKNVEDIIVKWRELLKFYGKEIDDQIEVILKFEEMCLESAKEFSQIFSEILRLLYFNDIIEEDAILRWADEKKDADESDKVFVKKSETFIQWLKEASEEED, from the exons atgggCGCACAGAGAAAAGGCGGCACTAGGGTTGCAGAGGACCCCGAAGAATTAGCTCGACGTCCATTGCAAGCCATTCTATTAGCTGATAGCTTCACCACCAAGTTCCGTCCTATCACTCTTGAACGCCCGAAA GTCCTATTGCCATTGGTAAATGTTCCCATGATTGATTATACTTTAGCGTGGCTGGAATCTTCTGAGGTAGAAGAGGTTTTCGTTTTCTGCTGTGCCCATTCCCGGCAAGTTATCGATTATTTGGAGAATTCCAAATGGCATTCTTCACCAAAGTTTACTGTGACAACAATTGAATCACACAATTCTATTAGTGCTGGAGATGCGCTGCGCTTGATTTATGAACGCAGCGTG ATACAAGGAGATTTTGTCCTTATCAGTGGAGATACAGTGAGCAACATGTCCCTCACACAGGCAATACTGGAACACAAggagaggaggaagaaagaCAATAATGCAGTGATGACTATGGTTATTAAACAGTCAAAGCCTTCTCCAATCATCCACCAATCACGGCTTGGGACAGATGAACTATTTATGGCAGTAGATCCCCAAACAAAGCAGCTTCTATACTATGAGGACAGAGCTGACCACTTAAAGGGGGTTATACAACTTGATAATATGTTACTTGCTGATAATCCTCGTATTTCTCTGCATAATGACTTGGAG GATTGCTACATTGATATTTGCTCTCCTGAAGTTCTGTCTCTTTTCACTGACAATTTTGACTATCAACACCTGCGCCGTCATTTTCTAAAGGGATTGCTGGTTGATGAt ATTATGGGTTACAAAATATTCACTTACGAGATTCACTCAAGTTATGCGGCAAGGATTGATAACTACCGCAGCTATGACACTATCAGCAAGGACATTATTCACAGGTGGACATACCCGTTTGTGCCAGATGTTTTAGGAGATCCCGCAACTAAAGTTGGGAGAGAAGGCATATATCGAGCAG AAATAGAGCAATCATGCTCTGCGCAAATTGGCCCTTTTACTGTTGTTGGAGAAGGGACCAGAATTGGAAATAACTCGAAGATTTCTAATTCTGTTATCGGGAAAGGCTGTGCAATTGGTTCAAATGTATCAATAATAGGTTCCTACATATGGGATGATGTCATTATTGAAGATGGCTGTGAGCTAAGACATGCAATTGTATGTGATGGGGTGATAATCAAATCAGGTGCAGTTTTGCAGCCCGGAGTAGTATTATCTTTCAAG GTTGTAATTGGACCTCAATTTGTTGTCCCTGCCTACTCAAAAGCGTCTTTACTTCAACAGCCGACTATCCAAGATAGCGACGAAGAATTGGAGTATGCTGATAATAGCAGTGGAATAGTAGATTCAT CTAATGTAGATAATCTGAACGGGGAGATGGCATCTGAACCAGCTGGGATACAGCAGTGGCCAGCATCAGAG GTTGGGACTGGTGGTGCTGGTTATATCTGGTCAATTCCTGAAGGAGGCCATGAGGATGAGTGGAAGCATTCAGTTGCACCTATTCCTGCTGAGAAACTCGCTGAGGTCCTACAAGCTTTAGAAGATGACTTGGAATTGTTGAAATTAGATGGCAATGCTCTATCACTTTCTGGAGAGCTTAAAGCTGACTCTAACAGTAatgattctgatgatgatgatgactctagagatgaaacctttgagaaaGAG GTTGAAGCAACTTTTCTGAGGGCTGTTGATGAAAATATTAAAGTTGGTGACGTAATCCTTGAAATGAACTCACTCCG GTTATCATGCAACATGACATCTGCAGACTGTGCTGGGGCAATATTTTATGCGATGATGAAATTGGCAATGGAGAATGCACATACTGAAATAG GTGAATTGTACAAAAATGTTGAAGATATCATAGTAAAATGGCGAGAGCTGCTAAAGTTCTATGGCAAAGAAATAGACGACCAG ATTGAAGTGATACTTAAATTTGAAGAAATGTGTCTAGAGTCTGCTAAAGAGTTCTCGCAGATTTTCTCCGAG